One Takifugu rubripes chromosome 19, fTakRub1.2, whole genome shotgun sequence genomic window carries:
- the sys1 gene encoding protein SYS1 homolog: protein MANFRSYIWDPVLIVSQILLMQCIYYSFLGLWLAGMDSLIQTSRSLDQIFSYEALGFATMQGRLSMMAFILNSLTCALGLWFFIRRGKQCLDFTVTVHFFHLIGCWIYNAHPPAALSWWLINVACIALTAVIGEYLCMRTELRAIPVNSGPKSNL from the exons ATGGCCAATTTCCGTAGCTACATCTGGGACCCTGTCCTCATTGTGAGCCAGATTCTATTGATGCAGTGCATCTACTACAGCTTCTTGGGCCTGTGGTTAGCTGGTATGGACAGTCTGATACAAACAAGTCGTTCACTTGACCAGATCTTCAGTTATGAA gcCCTTGGTTTTGCAACCATGCAGGGCAGACTTTCCATGATGGCATTCATCTTGAACTCACTGACATG TGCCCTCGGTCTGTGGTTTTTCATTCGGCGAGGGAAGCAGTGCCTTGACTTTACCGTCACCGTGCACTTCTTCCATTTGATTGGATGCTGGATCTACAACGCGCACCCTCCAGCTGCCCTGTCCTGGTGGCTCATCAACGTCGCCTGCATAGCCCTGACCGCTGTGATCGGAGAGTACTTGTGTATGCGCACAGAACTGAGGGCAATTCCAGTCAACAGTGGACCCAAATCTAACCTGTAA
- the LOC101077286 gene encoding opioid growth factor receptor-like isoform X1 codes for MAWKGYRRFSSLFEWLWRKLLFLRPYFAPALYFAIGYMVKAISWRKGSRGGQDEGQERPGERDHEAAAGGGEFDHNDGETEPSEISTYGVCQEEQENSDEYRVESVDEFYCCYDSTWETDEGTSQTQWLPSTSRNYNFKRFENAAKDMQNYRHDYPRKPHQWRNRSSDEMPNLKFYCGLQHSEPDGIYIHTFHTEWFGRYDKLEYVHTYIQWLFPLQEPGMNAQAPPLTKREIKAFLENHTAKKNLLESYKLMLDFYGIQLESETTGRVKRAPNWAERFENLNMNTHNNLRITRILKCLGKLGYPHYQAPLVRFFLEETLVHHTLPNVKNSALNYFLFAVLDKNQRRELVKFAYSSYDCRDEFVWCPKKLQTLWSQPSRLKIK; via the exons ATGGCCTGGAAGGGTTATAGACGCTTTTCTTCTCTGTTCGAGTGGCTCTGGCGCAAATTACTTTTTCTCCGGCCCTATTTCGCACCGGCCCTTTATTTCGCCATTGGATACATGGTCAAAGCGATATCGTGGCGTAAAGGTTCCAGGGGCGGCCAGGATGAGGGTCAGGAGAGACCCGGAGAGCGAGACCATGAGGCCGCTGCAGGCGGCGGGGAGTTTGACCACAACGACGGGGAAACGGAGCCGAGCGAGATATCGACGTATGGAGT GTGTCAAGAAGAGCAGGAGAACAGTGACGAGTATCGGGTTGAGTCCGTGGATGAGTTTTACTGCTGCTATGATTCGACCTGGGAGACTGATGAAGGAACATCACAGACACAATGGCTACCTTCAACATCCAGAAAT TACAACTTTAAAAGATTCGAAAATGCTGCAAAAGACATGCAGAACTACAGGCACGACTACCCT AGGAAGCCACATCAATGGAGGAACCGGTCGTCG GATGAGATGCCTAATTTGAAATTCTACTGTGGACTTCAGCACTCTGAACCCGATG GTATTTACATCCACACTTTTCACACTGAGTGGTTTGGGAGATATGACAAACTGGAGTATGTACACACCTATATTCAGTG GTTGTTTCCACTGCAAGAACCTGGGATGAATGCACAGGCCCCGCCTCtgacaaaaagagaaatcaaa GCTTTTCTGGAAAACCACACTGCCAAGAAAAATCTGCTGGAGTCCTACAAGCTGATGCTGGACTTCTATGGGATCCAGCTGGAGAGTGAGACAACAGGACGGGTCAAGAGGGCGCCGAACTGGGCCGAGAGATTTGAAAACCTCAACAT GAACACTCACAACAACCTGCGCATCACTCGCATCCTCAAGTGCCTGGGAAAGCTGGGGTACCCACACTACCAAGCCCCCCTGGTCCGCTTCTTCCTGGAGGAGACTCTTGTCCACCATACTCTCCCAAATGTCAAGAACAGTGCTCTcaactacttcctgtttgctgtccTCGACAAGAATCAACGCAGGGAACTGGTGAAGTTTGCCTATTCCAGCTATGACTGCAGGGACGAGTTTGTCTGGTGCCCGAAGAAACTTCAAACGCTGTGGTCCCAGCCGTCTCGTCTTAAAATTAAATAG
- the LOC101067351 gene encoding potassium channel subfamily K member 15-like isoform X1: protein MIKVWMLSRPPEPQQQLRPPTIPPLCAPLMRMEEKNLRSLCLILSIVLYLLIGAAVFDALESDSESAKTEALEEKLEELKMKYGFSEGDYREVERVVLQAAPHRAGRQWKFAGSFYFAITVITTIGYGHAAPRTDAGKTFCMFYAVLGIPLTLVMFQSLGERINTFVRYLLRRAKRGLGLQKSEVSMGNMVLVGLLSCMSTLCIGAATFSHFEDWSFFHAYYYCFVTLTTIGLGDFVALQKNNTLQEQTPYVAFSFMYILVGLTVIGAFLNLVVLRFLTVSPAEQESQPKVMQENREGSQTGAETAAVACKEAGDGHRSLCSLSLPMEGGSSSTNLLSSPIKEHRHDVPEGSEVSEPSRLRMLLSCVCCDRDSSESPPPPHGGHSNPVFYSSISYRVERASCSSCAASSQASPRSAAVCTGRRKTRARRKSM from the exons ATGATCAAAGTGTGGATGCTCTCCCGCCCCCccgagccgcagcagcagctgcggcCCCCGACCATCCCTCCTCTGTGCGCGCCCCTCATGaggatggaagagaagaacctCAGGAGCCTGTGTCTCATCCTCTCCATCGTTCTTTACCTCCTCATCGGAGCCGCCGTGTTCGACGCTTTGGAGTCGGACAGCGAGAGCGCGAAGACGGAGgcgctggaggagaagctggaggagctgaagatgaAATACGGCTTCAGCGAGGGCGATTACCgggaggtggagagggtggTGCTGCAGGCGGCGCCGCACCGCGCCGGCAGGCAGTGGAAGTTCGCCGGCTCCTTTTATTTTGCCATTACTGTCATCACCACGATTG GTTATGGCCACGCTGCTCCTCGCACTGATGCTGGAAAGACCTTCTGTATGTTTTACGCCGTCTTAGGGATCCCTCTGACGCTGGTCATGTTCCAGAGTTTGGGCGAGAGGATCAACACTTTTGTCCGCTACCTCCTGCGCAGAGCCAAGCGCGGCCTGGGCCTGCAGAAGAGCGAGGTGTCCATGGGGAACATGGTCCTGGTGGGACTGCTGTCATGCATGAGCACTCTCTGCATCGGAGCTGCAACCTTCTCCCACTTTGAGGACTGGAGCTTCTTCCATGCCTATTACTACTGCTTCGTCACGCTCACTACCATCGGACTCGGGGATTTTGTCGCCCTGCAGAAGAACAACACTCTCCAGGAGCAAACCCCCTACGTGGCGTTCAGTTTCATGTACATTTTAGTTGGGCTCACAGTGATCGGGGCCTTTCTTAACCTTGTGGTCTTAAGGTTTCTCACAGTGAGTCCCGCGGAGCAGGAATCACAACCAAAAGTGATGCAGGAGAACAGGGAGGGCTCGCAGACTGGTGCAGAAACTGCCGCTGTTGCATGTAAAGAAGCTGGAGATGGACACAGGAGTCTGTGCAGCCTGAGCCTTCCCAtggaggggggcagcagcagcaccaacctCCTGTCTTCTCCCATTAAGGAGCACAGACATGATGTACCTGAAGGCTCGGAGGTTTCAGAACCCAGCAGACTCAGGATGCTTCTCTCCTGCGTGTGCTGTGATCGGGACAGCTCTgagagcccccctccccctcacggCGGCCACAGTAACCCTGTTTTTTACAGCTCCATCTCCTACAGGGTGGAGCGggcgtcctgcagctcctgtgctgCGTCATCGCAGGCTTCTCCCAGAAGTGCAGCTGTTTGTACGGGAAGAAGAAAGACTCGCGCCAGGAGAAAGTCGATGTAA
- the LOC101067351 gene encoding potassium channel subfamily K member 15-like isoform X2, which yields MIKVWMLSRPPEPQQQLRPPTIPPLCAPLMRMEEKNLRSLCLILSIVLYLLIGAAVFDALESDSESAKTEALEEKLEELKMKYGFSEGDYREVERVVLQAAPHRAGRQWKFAGSFYFAITVITTIGIPLTLVMFQSLGERINTFVRYLLRRAKRGLGLQKSEVSMGNMVLVGLLSCMSTLCIGAATFSHFEDWSFFHAYYYCFVTLTTIGLGDFVALQKNNTLQEQTPYVAFSFMYILVGLTVIGAFLNLVVLRFLTVSPAEQESQPKVMQENREGSQTGAETAAVACKEAGDGHRSLCSLSLPMEGGSSSTNLLSSPIKEHRHDVPEGSEVSEPSRLRMLLSCVCCDRDSSESPPPPHGGHSNPVFYSSISYRVERASCSSCAASSQASPRSAAVCTGRRKTRARRKSM from the exons ATGATCAAAGTGTGGATGCTCTCCCGCCCCCccgagccgcagcagcagctgcggcCCCCGACCATCCCTCCTCTGTGCGCGCCCCTCATGaggatggaagagaagaacctCAGGAGCCTGTGTCTCATCCTCTCCATCGTTCTTTACCTCCTCATCGGAGCCGCCGTGTTCGACGCTTTGGAGTCGGACAGCGAGAGCGCGAAGACGGAGgcgctggaggagaagctggaggagctgaagatgaAATACGGCTTCAGCGAGGGCGATTACCgggaggtggagagggtggTGCTGCAGGCGGCGCCGCACCGCGCCGGCAGGCAGTGGAAGTTCGCCGGCTCCTTTTATTTTGCCATTACTGTCATCACCACGATTG GGATCCCTCTGACGCTGGTCATGTTCCAGAGTTTGGGCGAGAGGATCAACACTTTTGTCCGCTACCTCCTGCGCAGAGCCAAGCGCGGCCTGGGCCTGCAGAAGAGCGAGGTGTCCATGGGGAACATGGTCCTGGTGGGACTGCTGTCATGCATGAGCACTCTCTGCATCGGAGCTGCAACCTTCTCCCACTTTGAGGACTGGAGCTTCTTCCATGCCTATTACTACTGCTTCGTCACGCTCACTACCATCGGACTCGGGGATTTTGTCGCCCTGCAGAAGAACAACACTCTCCAGGAGCAAACCCCCTACGTGGCGTTCAGTTTCATGTACATTTTAGTTGGGCTCACAGTGATCGGGGCCTTTCTTAACCTTGTGGTCTTAAGGTTTCTCACAGTGAGTCCCGCGGAGCAGGAATCACAACCAAAAGTGATGCAGGAGAACAGGGAGGGCTCGCAGACTGGTGCAGAAACTGCCGCTGTTGCATGTAAAGAAGCTGGAGATGGACACAGGAGTCTGTGCAGCCTGAGCCTTCCCAtggaggggggcagcagcagcaccaacctCCTGTCTTCTCCCATTAAGGAGCACAGACATGATGTACCTGAAGGCTCGGAGGTTTCAGAACCCAGCAGACTCAGGATGCTTCTCTCCTGCGTGTGCTGTGATCGGGACAGCTCTgagagcccccctccccctcacggCGGCCACAGTAACCCTGTTTTTTACAGCTCCATCTCCTACAGGGTGGAGCGggcgtcctgcagctcctgtgctgCGTCATCGCAGGCTTCTCCCAGAAGTGCAGCTGTTTGTACGGGAAGAAGAAAGACTCGCGCCAGGAGAAAGTCGATGTAA
- the LOC101077058 gene encoding peroxisomal succinyl-coenzyme A thioesterase-like isoform X2, which produces MVSCVRLHRSLPCFHRAVGGLRWRSSYTPAPSITAAPVRTLVDEQINIKAHFLPRHSPVTVCAQMHSEDGDLWEAFAHYNTDADGTVSLTSDQSVGGSYLGCEPMGLFWSLQPAPGGREGLRLRKKNVEIPFVVHVSLIEGHVSPREAEGAELAAVTTERWYVAPGVRRTPVRHGGIIGTLFLPPGPGPFPAMLDLWGMGGGLVEYRAALFASRGYASLSLAYIGHKELPAPHNRMNVGDSYFKRAFQLLQDHPQVCAGKVGIIGLSFGVYLALRTAAQPGINPSCVVCVNGPAGSTVKLSDTEGRTEAFESELKYWSFDNKGYVSFKDVSLPANLSPENMVKVENIDCPLMFIVGEDDLSSASKENADLIEETLKAAGKSHLFTCLSYPGAGHLIEPPYMPNSRASLWSAKPKKLITLWGGHPAPHAAAQEDSWRKILHFMEFNLRQ; this is translated from the exons ATGGTGTCATGTGTGAGGCTGCACAGGAGCCTGCCATGTTTCCATCGTGCTGTAG gtgggctgaggtggaggagcagctacACTCCAGCCCCCTCCATCACAGCGGCCCCAGTTCGCACCCTCGTAGATGAGCAGATCAACATAAAAGCCCATTTCCTGCCGCGACACTCTCCTGTGACGGTGTGCGCGCAGATGCACAGTGAGGATGGCGACCTGTGGGAAGCCTTCGCACATTATAACACAGATGCCGACGGAACTGTCAGCT TAACCAGCGATCAGTCAGTCGGCGGTTCGTATTTGGGCTGTGAGCCGATGGGACTGTTCTGGAGTCTGCAGCCAGCTCCTGGAGGACGGGAAGGTTTAAG gctgaggaagaaaaatgtgGAAATTCCTTTTGTTGTGCACGTGTCGCTGATAGAGGGCCACGTTTCACCCCGCGAGGCGGAGGGAGCCGAGCTGGCTGCAGTAACCACCGAGCGCTGGTACGTGGCTCCAGGCGTGAGGAGAACCCCTGTCCGTCACGGGGGCATTATAGGGACTTTGTTCTTGCCACCAG GCCCAGGTCCGTTCCCGGCCATGCTGGATCTGTGGGGAATGGGTGGAGGTTTGGTGGAGTACCGTGCTGCCTTGTTTGCATCCAGGGGTTATGCAAGCCTGTCACTCGCCTACATCGGCCACAAAGAATTACCAGCTCCACACAACCGCATGAATGTTGGGGATTCCTATTTTAAG AGAGCATTCCAGCTACTTCAGGATCATCCTCAGGTCTGTGCTGGCAAAGTTGGGATCATCGGCCTCTCCTTTGGGGTCTATCTGGCTCTTCGAACAGCCGCTCAGCCTGGCATCAAT ccGTCCTGTGTAGTCTGTGTCAATGGTCCTGCAGGAAGCACGGTCAAACTGTCTGACACGGAGGGCAGAACTGAGGCCTTTGAGAG TGAGCTCAAATACTGGAGCTTTGATAATAAAGGCTATGTCAGCTTTAAAGACGTCTCCTTGCCTGCTAACCTGTCCCCAGAGAATATGGTGAAG GTAGAAAACATCGACTGTCCATTAATGTTCATTGTGGGCGAAGATGACTTGAGCTCGGCGAGTAAAGAGAATGCAGATCTG ATCGAGGAAACCCTAAAGGCTGCAGGTAAATcccacctgttcacctgttTATCGTACCCTGGTGCCGGTCACCTGATAGAACCGCCCTACATGCCAAATTCAAGAGCCTCCCTTTGGAGCGCCAAGCCAAAAAAAT TGATCACTCTGTGGGGGGGCCATCCTGCCCctcatgctgctgctcaggaggatTCCTGGAGGAAGATCCTGCATTTTATGGAGTTTAATCTAAGACAATGA
- the LOC101077286 gene encoding opioid growth factor receptor-like isoform X2 translates to MAWKGYRRFSSLFEWLWRKLLFLRPYFAPALYFAIGYMVKAISWRKGSRGGQDEGQERPGERDHEAAAGGGEFDHNDGETEPSEISTCQEEQENSDEYRVESVDEFYCCYDSTWETDEGTSQTQWLPSTSRNYNFKRFENAAKDMQNYRHDYPRKPHQWRNRSSDEMPNLKFYCGLQHSEPDGIYIHTFHTEWFGRYDKLEYVHTYIQWLFPLQEPGMNAQAPPLTKREIKAFLENHTAKKNLLESYKLMLDFYGIQLESETTGRVKRAPNWAERFENLNMNTHNNLRITRILKCLGKLGYPHYQAPLVRFFLEETLVHHTLPNVKNSALNYFLFAVLDKNQRRELVKFAYSSYDCRDEFVWCPKKLQTLWSQPSRLKIK, encoded by the exons ATGGCCTGGAAGGGTTATAGACGCTTTTCTTCTCTGTTCGAGTGGCTCTGGCGCAAATTACTTTTTCTCCGGCCCTATTTCGCACCGGCCCTTTATTTCGCCATTGGATACATGGTCAAAGCGATATCGTGGCGTAAAGGTTCCAGGGGCGGCCAGGATGAGGGTCAGGAGAGACCCGGAGAGCGAGACCATGAGGCCGCTGCAGGCGGCGGGGAGTTTGACCACAACGACGGGGAAACGGAGCCGAGCGAGATATCGAC GTGTCAAGAAGAGCAGGAGAACAGTGACGAGTATCGGGTTGAGTCCGTGGATGAGTTTTACTGCTGCTATGATTCGACCTGGGAGACTGATGAAGGAACATCACAGACACAATGGCTACCTTCAACATCCAGAAAT TACAACTTTAAAAGATTCGAAAATGCTGCAAAAGACATGCAGAACTACAGGCACGACTACCCT AGGAAGCCACATCAATGGAGGAACCGGTCGTCG GATGAGATGCCTAATTTGAAATTCTACTGTGGACTTCAGCACTCTGAACCCGATG GTATTTACATCCACACTTTTCACACTGAGTGGTTTGGGAGATATGACAAACTGGAGTATGTACACACCTATATTCAGTG GTTGTTTCCACTGCAAGAACCTGGGATGAATGCACAGGCCCCGCCTCtgacaaaaagagaaatcaaa GCTTTTCTGGAAAACCACACTGCCAAGAAAAATCTGCTGGAGTCCTACAAGCTGATGCTGGACTTCTATGGGATCCAGCTGGAGAGTGAGACAACAGGACGGGTCAAGAGGGCGCCGAACTGGGCCGAGAGATTTGAAAACCTCAACAT GAACACTCACAACAACCTGCGCATCACTCGCATCCTCAAGTGCCTGGGAAAGCTGGGGTACCCACACTACCAAGCCCCCCTGGTCCGCTTCTTCCTGGAGGAGACTCTTGTCCACCATACTCTCCCAAATGTCAAGAACAGTGCTCTcaactacttcctgtttgctgtccTCGACAAGAATCAACGCAGGGAACTGGTGAAGTTTGCCTATTCCAGCTATGACTGCAGGGACGAGTTTGTCTGGTGCCCGAAGAAACTTCAAACGCTGTGGTCCCAGCCGTCTCGTCTTAAAATTAAATAG
- the LOC101077058 gene encoding peroxisomal succinyl-coenzyme A thioesterase-like isoform X1, whose translation MEGHQQRGGLTQQGTVGECGFQTLDRWNGLMFNSLNSCLCRFNSERCFNTSKDGVMCEAAQEPAMFPSCCGLRWRSSYTPAPSITAAPVRTLVDEQINIKAHFLPRHSPVTVCAQMHSEDGDLWEAFAHYNTDADGTVSLTSDQSVGGSYLGCEPMGLFWSLQPAPGGREGLRLRKKNVEIPFVVHVSLIEGHVSPREAEGAELAAVTTERWYVAPGVRRTPVRHGGIIGTLFLPPGPGPFPAMLDLWGMGGGLVEYRAALFASRGYASLSLAYIGHKELPAPHNRMNVGDSYFKRAFQLLQDHPQVCAGKVGIIGLSFGVYLALRTAAQPGINPSCVVCVNGPAGSTVKLSDTEGRTEAFESELKYWSFDNKGYVSFKDVSLPANLSPENMVKVENIDCPLMFIVGEDDLSSASKENADLIEETLKAAGKSHLFTCLSYPGAGHLIEPPYMPNSRASLWSAKPKKLITLWGGHPAPHAAAQEDSWRKILHFMEFNLRQ comes from the exons ATGGAGGGGCACCAACAGAGGGGCGGTCTTACGCAGCAAGGCACTGTGGGAGAGTGTGGATTTCAAACCTTGGACCGGTGGAACGGTTTAATGTTTAACAGCTTGAACTCCTGCTTGTGCCGGTTCAACAGCGAGCGCTGCTTCAACACAAGCAAAGATGGTGTCATGTGTGAGGCTGCACAGGAGCCTGCCATGTTTCCATCGTGCT gtgggctgaggtggaggagcagctacACTCCAGCCCCCTCCATCACAGCGGCCCCAGTTCGCACCCTCGTAGATGAGCAGATCAACATAAAAGCCCATTTCCTGCCGCGACACTCTCCTGTGACGGTGTGCGCGCAGATGCACAGTGAGGATGGCGACCTGTGGGAAGCCTTCGCACATTATAACACAGATGCCGACGGAACTGTCAGCT TAACCAGCGATCAGTCAGTCGGCGGTTCGTATTTGGGCTGTGAGCCGATGGGACTGTTCTGGAGTCTGCAGCCAGCTCCTGGAGGACGGGAAGGTTTAAG gctgaggaagaaaaatgtgGAAATTCCTTTTGTTGTGCACGTGTCGCTGATAGAGGGCCACGTTTCACCCCGCGAGGCGGAGGGAGCCGAGCTGGCTGCAGTAACCACCGAGCGCTGGTACGTGGCTCCAGGCGTGAGGAGAACCCCTGTCCGTCACGGGGGCATTATAGGGACTTTGTTCTTGCCACCAG GCCCAGGTCCGTTCCCGGCCATGCTGGATCTGTGGGGAATGGGTGGAGGTTTGGTGGAGTACCGTGCTGCCTTGTTTGCATCCAGGGGTTATGCAAGCCTGTCACTCGCCTACATCGGCCACAAAGAATTACCAGCTCCACACAACCGCATGAATGTTGGGGATTCCTATTTTAAG AGAGCATTCCAGCTACTTCAGGATCATCCTCAGGTCTGTGCTGGCAAAGTTGGGATCATCGGCCTCTCCTTTGGGGTCTATCTGGCTCTTCGAACAGCCGCTCAGCCTGGCATCAAT ccGTCCTGTGTAGTCTGTGTCAATGGTCCTGCAGGAAGCACGGTCAAACTGTCTGACACGGAGGGCAGAACTGAGGCCTTTGAGAG TGAGCTCAAATACTGGAGCTTTGATAATAAAGGCTATGTCAGCTTTAAAGACGTCTCCTTGCCTGCTAACCTGTCCCCAGAGAATATGGTGAAG GTAGAAAACATCGACTGTCCATTAATGTTCATTGTGGGCGAAGATGACTTGAGCTCGGCGAGTAAAGAGAATGCAGATCTG ATCGAGGAAACCCTAAAGGCTGCAGGTAAATcccacctgttcacctgttTATCGTACCCTGGTGCCGGTCACCTGATAGAACCGCCCTACATGCCAAATTCAAGAGCCTCCCTTTGGAGCGCCAAGCCAAAAAAAT TGATCACTCTGTGGGGGGGCCATCCTGCCCctcatgctgctgctcaggaggatTCCTGGAGGAAGATCCTGCATTTTATGGAGTTTAATCTAAGACAATGA